ATTATTTTTAAGATCCGTTATCCGCAACAGGCTGTACCGAAAGGCTTCTCTTTAAAGGGCAGGATAACTTCCTGCACCAAAACCGGTGTCCACGGTCAGGCCGGGGCCTTTTCGGTATTTTGACAGGAAGCCTGGACGGCCTCTTTGATCCGGTCGATGTCCTGGCGCTGTAAGTTGAAATCTTTATTTTTTTCTATCCCCATCCCGGTCAGGACCAGATATCTTTTGGGAGCGGTCCCGATGTGATCAAAAATGGCTTTGCCGCAGCCGATATCACAGCCATCGATGACGACCAGATCCGGGACATCCTTGGCCGACTGGACAAAACCGGATAAATGGGCTCCAATCCCGGCCAAACAATAAATTTTGCCGAAACCCTCCCGGGTCAGTTCC
Above is a genomic segment from Deltaproteobacteria bacterium containing:
- a CDS encoding putative zinc-binding protein, with protein sequence ELTREGFGKIYCLAGIGAHLSGFVQSAKDVPDLVVIDGCDIGCGKAIFDHIGTAPKRYLVLTGMGIEKNKDFNLQRQDIDRIKEAVQASCQNTEKAPA